In Synechococcus sp. CC9616, the following are encoded in one genomic region:
- a CDS encoding ABC transporter ATP-binding protein/permease — protein sequence MASLQSFRVQLTRLRRLSQPYFLPYSDSNGWQFALLLLSLLFCVAGTVLGLLSGLMALLGVVWPQLTSQYLGGVQGAIASLWSLPIIDIVSWGQLSLGIYPVALVISLICQDRLRRGFSTKAWLCFPSLIISWGLTVQFAISGLFALVGVVAPALAANQFAMVIGLSRFWTVPISTLTPFLKSSGLGLLCWGQFILLLFALGVGCFIAYRLRLRQRRWLPWLFLGLIILMLLSVNGINAGITFIARDLTNALISKDSDASYRNLWVYGICFAVALPIRSFQFYFTQKLGLFWREWLSLNLVDDYLRDRAYYVLNPNDEQATNVDNPDQRISEDVKDFTAQALQFAINIFDSILTFSLNILILYSVSESLTSALLVYASAVSILMIVSGRKLVRLNNFQLRYEADFRYGLVRIRDNAESIAFYAGEQQESKEVTRRLATAVENFNLLIVWEVLLRVLQRSSIYASNFIPYLILAAPILAGEMDYGGFAQANVAYNLVESSLFFIVYNIEALARFSASVNRLEGFQSNVSNLDPEEWSDFVPKIVPSDRLALKGVTVKTPRTDNVLVRDLSFSLEPSEGLLVVGPSGCGKTSLLRVVSGLWGSPTGTVESPGQGDLLFIPQKPYMALGSLREQLCYPLDQARFSDDQLRAVLDQVMLGKLMQRYPDLDIKQDWPRLLSLGEQQRLAFARLLLNSPKVVVLDEATSALDVETESRLYDLLRDREVSFISVGHRPTLKSFHDTVLDLSGTGEWRLIPAASYDFGRP from the coding sequence ATGGCGTCCCTGCAGTCGTTTCGGGTTCAGCTGACGAGGTTGCGTCGCCTCTCCCAGCCCTATTTCCTGCCTTACAGCGACAGCAACGGCTGGCAGTTTGCTCTGCTTCTGTTGTCTCTGCTCTTCTGCGTTGCAGGGACGGTGCTTGGGCTGCTGTCCGGTTTGATGGCGCTTCTGGGGGTTGTTTGGCCGCAACTCACCTCGCAGTACCTGGGGGGTGTGCAGGGGGCGATCGCTTCGCTCTGGTCACTGCCGATCATCGACATCGTGTCGTGGGGACAGCTGTCTCTTGGGATTTATCCCGTTGCTCTGGTGATCTCCCTGATCTGTCAGGACCGCTTGCGGCGCGGCTTCTCAACCAAGGCTTGGCTCTGTTTCCCGTCGCTGATCATCAGCTGGGGCCTCACAGTGCAGTTCGCCATCTCGGGCCTGTTTGCCCTGGTGGGAGTTGTGGCTCCAGCCCTGGCTGCCAATCAGTTCGCGATGGTCATCGGACTCTCCCGGTTTTGGACCGTTCCGATCAGCACCCTCACGCCCTTTCTAAAAAGTTCTGGGCTTGGTCTGCTCTGTTGGGGGCAATTCATTCTCTTGCTGTTCGCATTGGGCGTCGGCTGTTTCATTGCCTATCGCTTGCGTCTGCGTCAGCGCCGTTGGCTGCCTTGGTTATTTCTCGGGCTGATCATCCTGATGCTGTTGAGTGTTAACGGTATCAATGCAGGAATTACCTTCATTGCTCGGGATCTCACCAATGCTCTGATTTCCAAGGATAGTGATGCGTCCTATCGCAACCTCTGGGTGTATGGCATCTGCTTTGCGGTCGCCCTGCCGATTCGCAGCTTTCAGTTTTATTTCACCCAGAAATTGGGACTGTTTTGGCGCGAGTGGTTATCGCTGAATCTGGTGGATGACTACCTGCGGGACCGGGCATATTACGTCCTCAATCCCAATGATGAGCAGGCTACAAATGTTGATAATCCTGATCAGAGGATTTCTGAAGATGTTAAAGATTTTACAGCGCAAGCTTTGCAATTTGCGATCAATATTTTTGATTCAATTTTAACTTTTTCTCTCAATATTCTTATACTTTATTCCGTTAGTGAAAGTTTAACCTCAGCTTTGCTTGTATACGCATCCGCCGTCTCGATTTTGATGATCGTGTCCGGTAGGAAGTTGGTGCGACTAAACAATTTCCAGCTCCGTTACGAGGCCGATTTTCGTTACGGATTGGTGCGGATCCGTGACAATGCCGAATCCATCGCTTTCTACGCAGGAGAGCAACAGGAGTCGAAAGAAGTTACGCGGCGACTCGCCACGGCGGTTGAAAACTTCAATCTGCTTATTGTCTGGGAGGTGCTTCTAAGGGTGCTGCAAAGATCCAGTATTTACGCCAGTAATTTCATCCCCTATCTAATTCTTGCGGCACCGATCCTCGCAGGTGAGATGGACTATGGCGGCTTCGCACAAGCCAATGTCGCTTACAACCTCGTTGAAAGCTCATTGTTTTTCATCGTTTACAACATCGAAGCACTGGCCCGCTTCTCCGCCTCGGTGAACAGGCTGGAGGGCTTTCAATCCAATGTGTCCAATCTGGATCCCGAGGAATGGAGTGACTTTGTCCCCAAGATTGTTCCTTCCGATCGATTGGCGTTGAAAGGTGTCACGGTCAAAACGCCTCGGACGGACAACGTCCTGGTGCGCGATCTGAGCTTTTCACTGGAACCATCGGAAGGACTTCTCGTCGTTGGACCATCCGGATGTGGCAAGACCTCTCTGCTCCGTGTGGTGAGTGGACTCTGGGGATCGCCCACGGGCACGGTGGAATCCCCTGGGCAGGGTGATCTGTTGTTCATCCCGCAAAAGCCGTACATGGCGCTTGGTTCCCTGCGGGAACAGCTCTGCTATCCCCTCGATCAGGCCCGCTTCAGCGACGACCAGCTGCGTGCTGTTCTCGATCAGGTGATGCTTGGCAAATTGATGCAGCGCTACCCCGATCTTGATATCAAGCAGGACTGGCCGCGGCTGCTGTCTCTTGGAGAGCAGCAACGGTTGGCCTTTGCCAGGCTGCTGCTGAATTCGCCCAAGGTTGTGGTGCTTGATGAGGCCACGAGTGCCTTGGATGTGGAAACGGAATCTCGCCTTTACGACCTTCTGCGCGATCGCGAGGTGTCGTTCATCAGTGTTGGACACAGGCCAACCCTGAAGTCGTTTCACGACACCGTGCTGGACCTGTCCGGCACGGGGGAATGGCGGCTGATCCCCGCCGCCAGCTATGACTTCGGACGTCCCTGA
- a CDS encoding histidine triad nucleotide-binding protein has protein sequence MADDTIFGKILRGEIPCDEVYSDDRCLAFRDIAPQAPVHVLVIPREPIESLRSAAAEHEALLGHLLLVAAKLAKREGLEDWRAVVNSGAAAGQTVFHLHVHVIGGRPLTWPPG, from the coding sequence ATGGCGGACGACACGATTTTCGGGAAAATTCTCCGTGGCGAGATTCCGTGTGATGAGGTCTACAGCGACGACCGTTGTCTGGCCTTTCGTGACATTGCTCCCCAGGCCCCTGTCCACGTGCTGGTGATCCCCCGCGAGCCGATCGAGAGCCTGCGTTCCGCCGCTGCGGAGCATGAAGCACTTCTGGGGCATCTGCTCTTAGTGGCAGCCAAGCTGGCGAAGCGGGAGGGACTTGAGGACTGGCGCGCGGTGGTCAACAGCGGCGCTGCTGCTGGGCAGACCGTTTTCCACCTGCATGTGCATGTCATTGGCGGTCGTCCCCTGACCTGGCCTCCAGGCTGA
- a CDS encoding YifB family Mg chelatase-like AAA ATPase, whose protein sequence is MLARCLSASLQGLEARPVTVEVDLAPGLPGVQLVGLPDKAIQESRERVRSALRNSGFRGPLVRVVINLAPADERKEGPSFDLPIALALLVASGQLDAPLLDGLWCAGELGLDGRLRPCRGVIAIAELAARKGAKALLVPPDNAIEAALIPTLTVRTAQGLRELVDELQQRRPGLTVSPASQPAKAISGNSPDLPDSETGSQALALAAAGGHHLLLVGPPGCGKTRLAQSLPRLLPPLESNEALTVTKIHSVAGMLSQPADLQRQRPFRAPHHRCTAAALLGGGLHPMPGELSLAHAGVLFLDEMAEFPRSVLDQLRQPLEEGQIRLSTARRRATFPCSITLVAATNPCPCGWHGDSRHACRCTESQRRRYWQRLSGPLLDRIDLQLRLERPTARCIRATIASEPATNSGSRWISANRIESARERMRKRNPKGCSNKQLSAKQLGDGGGFHPESLRLWEHIVEKRSLSTRSGLQLLRVARTIADLDQMETVPDEAIAQASFFRCSDLLIPASSY, encoded by the coding sequence ATGCTGGCACGTTGTCTGAGTGCATCCCTTCAGGGCCTCGAGGCCCGTCCTGTCACGGTCGAAGTGGATCTGGCCCCGGGCCTGCCCGGAGTTCAACTGGTGGGACTGCCGGACAAGGCGATCCAGGAATCGAGGGAACGGGTGCGTTCAGCGCTTCGCAACAGTGGGTTCCGGGGCCCGTTGGTTCGGGTTGTGATCAATCTGGCCCCAGCCGATGAACGCAAGGAGGGTCCCTCCTTCGATCTCCCGATCGCCCTGGCCCTGCTGGTGGCGAGTGGCCAGCTGGATGCTCCGCTGCTGGATGGACTGTGGTGTGCCGGGGAACTGGGCCTGGACGGCCGCCTGCGGCCATGCCGGGGCGTGATCGCCATCGCCGAACTGGCGGCTCGGAAAGGCGCCAAGGCTCTGCTGGTGCCCCCGGACAACGCCATTGAAGCCGCCCTGATCCCAACGCTCACGGTGAGAACCGCCCAGGGGCTGCGCGAACTGGTGGACGAGCTGCAGCAACGGCGCCCAGGGCTCACCGTGTCTCCGGCGAGTCAGCCGGCAAAGGCCATATCCGGAAACAGCCCTGACTTACCGGACAGCGAAACCGGAAGCCAGGCCCTGGCCCTCGCGGCCGCCGGGGGGCATCACCTGCTGCTGGTTGGCCCGCCGGGCTGCGGAAAAACCAGGCTGGCCCAGTCCCTGCCCCGACTGCTGCCGCCCCTGGAGAGCAATGAAGCGCTGACCGTCACCAAAATCCATTCAGTGGCCGGGATGTTGTCGCAACCAGCGGATCTGCAGCGGCAGCGCCCCTTTCGAGCACCCCACCACCGCTGCACCGCCGCCGCCCTGCTTGGAGGCGGTCTCCATCCCATGCCCGGTGAACTGAGCCTGGCCCACGCGGGAGTTCTGTTTCTGGACGAGATGGCCGAATTCCCCAGGTCCGTTCTCGACCAGCTCCGCCAGCCTTTGGAAGAGGGTCAGATCCGGCTCAGCACGGCACGGCGCAGAGCCACCTTTCCCTGCTCCATCACCCTGGTGGCTGCGACCAACCCCTGTCCATGCGGGTGGCATGGCGACAGCCGTCATGCCTGTCGTTGCACTGAAAGTCAAAGGCGGCGCTACTGGCAGCGACTGTCAGGCCCCCTGCTGGATCGCATCGATCTGCAACTGCGGCTCGAACGGCCAACAGCACGCTGCATACGCGCCACGATCGCCAGTGAACCAGCGACGAATTCCGGTTCCCGCTGGATCTCCGCAAACCGCATCGAATCAGCACGGGAACGCATGCGAAAACGCAATCCAAAGGGCTGCTCCAACAAGCAGCTGTCCGCCAAACAGCTTGGAGATGGCGGTGGATTTCATCCTGAAAGCCTGCGCCTCTGGGAGCACATCGTTGAAAAACGCTCACTCTCAACCCGCAGTGGTCTGCAGTTACTGCGGGTGGCACGCACCATTGCCGATCTGGATCAGATGGAGACGGTGCCAGATGAAGCCATCGCACAGGCCAGTTTCTTTCGCTGTTCAGATCTCTTGATCCCGGCCAGTTCCTACTGA
- a CDS encoding DUF3747 domain-containing protein produces MDVLARFLPAAGLSLLSLVAGVPSSFAQGSLFNAIPVDQSKFILVAAPIGAGERSQLNIYEQRSEKRPCYSSGTGSPAVVDPLLSTFDFTGICNRYIDGNGYSLRIGGNDLGTRYRLVVVKTTNDIELLATPTRDRSQKSYLVARSGGNASGFLKLNFEPGWSLMRRAYGKKALGHIYLYRDSTAEAE; encoded by the coding sequence ATGGATGTGTTGGCGCGTTTTCTTCCTGCAGCTGGACTCTCTTTGTTGAGCCTTGTCGCTGGAGTCCCGTCCTCCTTCGCTCAGGGCTCGTTGTTCAATGCGATTCCCGTTGATCAATCCAAATTCATCCTGGTGGCGGCGCCGATCGGAGCAGGCGAACGCTCCCAGCTCAACATCTATGAGCAGCGCAGTGAGAAGCGGCCCTGTTATTCCAGCGGCACCGGCAGCCCTGCTGTGGTGGACCCCCTTCTGTCGACCTTCGATTTCACAGGAATCTGCAATCGCTACATCGATGGGAACGGCTATTCCCTGCGGATTGGAGGCAACGATCTGGGGACCCGTTACCGGCTTGTAGTCGTTAAGACCACCAACGACATCGAGCTCTTGGCGACCCCAACCCGGGACCGATCCCAGAAGAGCTACCTGGTGGCTCGATCCGGTGGAAATGCCAGTGGCTTTCTCAAGCTGAACTTCGAACCGGGCTGGTCATTGATGCGCCGTGCCTACGGCAAGAAAGCTCTGGGCCACATTTATCTTTACCGCGATTCCACAGCGGAAGCGGAGTAA
- the def gene encoding peptide deformylase — protein sequence MAGSFAHLARAADKSRDTMLVPKEGLETPPLEIHTLGAEVLRQPARRIGKVNEQVRDLARDMLRSMYTAKGIGLAAPQVGVHQQLLVIDLDLDNPTTPPLVLINPEISLASAGLDTYEEGCLSIPGVYLDVVRPTAIELSFRDEMGRPRKMKADGLMARCILHEMDHLNGVLFVDRVTDEAGLQKELKEHGFQRQHVQSVS from the coding sequence TTGGCTGGAAGCTTCGCTCACTTGGCCCGCGCGGCGGATAAATCCAGGGACACCATGTTGGTGCCGAAGGAGGGATTGGAGACTCCCCCACTGGAGATCCACACCCTCGGAGCCGAGGTGCTGCGTCAGCCCGCCCGCCGCATCGGCAAGGTGAATGAACAGGTGCGCGATCTGGCCAGGGACATGCTGCGCAGCATGTACACCGCAAAGGGGATTGGACTGGCGGCCCCTCAGGTGGGGGTGCACCAGCAGCTGCTCGTGATTGACCTTGATCTCGACAACCCCACAACACCGCCGCTGGTGTTGATCAACCCTGAGATCAGCTTAGCCAGTGCAGGACTCGATACCTATGAAGAGGGTTGTCTGAGCATCCCTGGGGTTTATCTCGATGTGGTGCGACCAACGGCGATTGAGCTCAGCTTCCGCGATGAGATGGGACGTCCCAGGAAGATGAAGGCGGACGGGCTGATGGCCCGCTGCATCCTGCATGAAATGGATCACCTCAATGGCGTGTTGTTTGTCGATCGTGTGACAGATGAGGCTGGCTTGCAGAAGGAGCTCAAGGAGCACGGCTTCCAGCGCCAGCATGTTCAGTCCGTTTCCTGA
- a CDS encoding prolyl oligopeptidase family serine peptidase, with amino-acid sequence MPLSPLPVDQAVGRLPGLKEPRLLPGHDGYCWLLWLEQRPQERGRTTALIRRFGAASSTAFELTPAPINLRSRVHDYGGNVLAAGLDNDRLTLAWVSGGNLWRQAWQLPTDELAAPTAMGDPVQLTRADNSDFADGLLDLKRRCWIGVREIDGRDALIRIDLDQPVQDPEQLHQPADFLGYACLSPDGDQLAWLEWQQPAMPWDSSQLWLADIDPDGGLQTPRCIAGGDGISVFQPQWLPDGQLLVAEDSSGWWNLMLRQGQEWRRPWPLAAETAMPQWVYGMSTTAWDGEALLAAVCAEGAWSLKRLWLDGRVESVEQPFDDLAGLRANNGCAVAVASNSCTGAGLLELTLTGQVECAWTHAAAVTAVLKEAEISRGEPLWFDGHDGRPTHAWYYPPSAAVDGAAPLLVKSHSGPTAMARRGLSLAIQYWTSRGWGVVDVNYGGSTGFGRAYRERLNRGWGVVDVADCAAAAQALIRAGRAHPEQIAIEGGSAGGFTTLACLCFTDVFRAGACRYAVCDLADMAEDTHRFEARYLDQLVGPWPDEQETYAARSPLQHADQIRCPVLFFQGMKDRVVPPAQTERMASALRHNGIAVEVRLFEDEGHGFRDSAVQIQVLEETETFFRRHLGL; translated from the coding sequence ATGCCGTTGTCGCCACTGCCCGTCGATCAGGCCGTGGGGCGCTTGCCAGGCCTCAAGGAGCCGCGACTGCTGCCTGGGCACGATGGATACTGCTGGCTGCTGTGGCTGGAGCAGAGACCCCAGGAACGGGGGCGAACCACCGCCCTGATCCGTCGCTTCGGAGCCGCCAGCTCCACCGCATTCGAGCTCACACCCGCACCAATCAACCTGCGCAGCCGCGTCCACGATTACGGCGGCAACGTCCTCGCCGCCGGCTTGGACAACGACCGGCTGACGCTGGCCTGGGTCAGTGGAGGCAACCTCTGGAGGCAGGCATGGCAACTGCCCACCGACGAGCTGGCAGCGCCAACGGCCATGGGCGATCCCGTGCAGCTGACACGCGCGGACAACAGTGATTTCGCCGATGGATTGCTGGACCTGAAGCGCCGTTGCTGGATCGGCGTCCGCGAAATCGATGGACGCGACGCGCTGATACGCATCGATCTCGACCAGCCTGTGCAAGACCCTGAACAACTGCACCAGCCGGCTGATTTTCTTGGCTACGCCTGCCTGAGTCCTGATGGCGATCAGCTGGCCTGGCTGGAATGGCAGCAGCCGGCCATGCCATGGGACAGCAGCCAGCTTTGGCTGGCTGACATCGATCCCGATGGCGGGCTGCAGACACCCCGCTGCATCGCCGGCGGCGATGGGATCTCCGTGTTCCAGCCCCAGTGGCTTCCTGATGGACAGCTGCTCGTCGCCGAGGACAGCAGTGGCTGGTGGAATCTGATGCTGCGGCAGGGTCAGGAATGGCGACGCCCCTGGCCATTGGCAGCGGAAACCGCCATGCCTCAGTGGGTCTATGGAATGAGCACCACGGCCTGGGATGGCGAAGCCCTTCTTGCAGCGGTGTGCGCCGAGGGGGCCTGGTCGCTGAAGCGCCTCTGGCTGGACGGCCGCGTTGAATCAGTGGAGCAACCCTTTGATGATCTCGCCGGACTGCGGGCGAACAACGGTTGCGCCGTGGCCGTGGCCAGCAACAGCTGCACCGGTGCAGGACTCCTGGAACTCACCCTGACGGGCCAGGTCGAATGCGCCTGGACCCATGCAGCCGCCGTGACGGCTGTTCTCAAGGAGGCTGAGATCAGCCGGGGAGAACCCCTCTGGTTTGACGGTCACGACGGCCGGCCAACCCATGCCTGGTATTACCCACCCAGCGCGGCAGTGGATGGTGCGGCGCCACTGTTGGTGAAAAGCCACAGCGGACCGACCGCCATGGCCCGCCGCGGCCTGAGCCTTGCGATTCAGTACTGGACCTCCCGCGGCTGGGGGGTGGTCGATGTGAATTACGGCGGCTCCACCGGTTTTGGCCGGGCCTACCGGGAGCGACTCAACCGAGGCTGGGGCGTTGTGGATGTGGCGGACTGTGCTGCTGCGGCCCAAGCTCTGATCCGCGCCGGGCGGGCCCATCCGGAGCAGATCGCCATTGAAGGGGGCAGCGCTGGCGGCTTCACAACCCTGGCCTGCCTCTGCTTCACCGATGTGTTCCGCGCCGGTGCCTGCCGTTACGCCGTTTGTGATCTCGCCGACATGGCGGAGGACACCCATCGATTTGAGGCCCGGTATCTCGATCAGTTGGTGGGGCCATGGCCTGACGAACAGGAGACCTATGCGGCCCGTTCACCGCTGCAACACGCTGACCAGATCCGCTGTCCCGTGTTGTTTTTCCAGGGAATGAAGGATCGCGTGGTCCCGCCTGCACAAACGGAACGCATGGCATCAGCCCTGCGTCACAACGGCATCGCCGTGGAGGTGCGCCTGTTTGAAGACGAAGGCCATGGATTCCGGGACAGCGCCGTCCAGATTCAGGTGCTGGAAGAAACGGAAACCTTTTTCCGGCGCCATCTCGGACTTTGA
- a CDS encoding MscL family protein has protein sequence MSFFQRWLREFTQFLFSKGNALDFAIGGVVAVQFNQIVNTITGDLLMPLINPLVPQGDWKDLSIPYFGGEIAVGKLMDVTLNSLIVGWALFFIVKTIKKLEHLAHKPNSESNADG, from the coding sequence ATGTCGTTCTTTCAACGCTGGCTGCGTGAATTCACCCAATTCTTGTTCAGCAAGGGGAATGCCCTGGACTTTGCTATCGGCGGTGTGGTCGCCGTTCAGTTCAACCAGATCGTGAACACCATCACGGGCGATTTGCTAATGCCCCTGATCAACCCATTGGTGCCTCAGGGAGATTGGAAGGATCTGAGCATCCCCTATTTCGGAGGGGAGATCGCTGTCGGCAAGTTGATGGACGTCACCTTGAACTCTCTCATCGTTGGCTGGGCATTGTTTTTCATCGTCAAAACCATCAAAAAGTTGGAACACCTAGCTCATAAACCCAATAGCGAATCCAATGCAGACGGCTGA
- a CDS encoding SufS family cysteine desulfurase, which translates to MTTSEASVARPSNDIESTAYRYRSDFPILAQRSADGRPLIYLDHAATSQKPRQVLDALEHYYSCDNANVHRGAHQLSARATEDFEAARSTAASFIGAASAREIVFTRNASEAINLVARSWGDANLKEGDEVLLTVMEHHSNLVPWQLLAQRTGCRLRHVGLTDDGRLDLEDFRSKLSDRTRLVSLVHVSNTLGCCNPLGDVIPAAHQVGALVLVDACQSLAHQPINVSDLDADFLVGSSHKLCGPTGMGFLWAREALLEAMPPFLGGGEMIQDVFLESSSWADLPHKFEAGTPAIGEAVGMGAALRYLQDIGLKDIQSWEAELTRHLFARLEAIDGVRILGPTPDQQPERGALATFLVDGVHANDIAALMDASGICIRSGHHCCQPLHRLYGVTASARASLSFITTIDEIDCFSEELASTVDFLKAHT; encoded by the coding sequence ATGACCACCTCAGAGGCATCAGTGGCACGTCCCAGTAACGATATTGAATCGACTGCGTATCGATATCGTTCAGATTTCCCGATCCTGGCGCAGCGATCGGCCGACGGTCGGCCGCTGATCTATCTCGATCACGCGGCCACCAGCCAGAAGCCCCGCCAGGTGTTGGACGCTCTCGAGCACTACTACTCCTGCGATAACGCCAACGTTCACCGCGGTGCCCATCAGCTCAGTGCCCGAGCCACCGAGGACTTCGAGGCCGCTCGCAGCACAGCGGCCAGCTTCATCGGAGCAGCCAGTGCGCGGGAGATCGTGTTCACCCGCAATGCCAGTGAGGCGATCAATCTCGTGGCTCGCAGTTGGGGCGACGCCAACCTCAAAGAGGGCGATGAGGTGCTGCTCACCGTGATGGAGCACCACAGCAATCTGGTGCCCTGGCAGCTGCTGGCTCAGCGCACTGGTTGCCGGCTCCGTCATGTCGGGCTCACCGATGACGGCCGTCTGGATCTCGAAGATTTTCGATCCAAGCTCAGCGACCGCACCCGCCTCGTGAGCCTGGTGCACGTCAGCAACACCCTCGGTTGCTGCAATCCGCTCGGGGATGTGATCCCCGCAGCCCACCAGGTTGGTGCCCTTGTGCTGGTGGATGCCTGCCAAAGCCTGGCCCATCAGCCCATCAACGTTTCGGATCTAGATGCCGACTTCCTGGTGGGTTCCTCGCACAAGCTCTGTGGTCCCACCGGCATGGGTTTCCTCTGGGCTCGTGAGGCGTTGCTCGAGGCGATGCCTCCGTTCCTTGGCGGCGGCGAAATGATTCAGGATGTGTTTCTGGAGAGCAGCTCCTGGGCGGATCTGCCCCATAAGTTCGAGGCCGGGACCCCCGCCATTGGTGAAGCCGTGGGCATGGGTGCTGCGCTGCGTTACCTGCAGGACATTGGTCTCAAGGACATTCAGTCCTGGGAGGCTGAACTCACCCGTCATCTGTTCGCCAGGCTGGAGGCGATCGATGGCGTAAGGATCCTTGGCCCCACGCCTGATCAACAACCGGAGCGCGGCGCTCTGGCCACCTTCCTGGTTGATGGCGTTCATGCCAATGACATCGCCGCTCTGATGGATGCGTCAGGCATCTGCATTCGCAGCGGGCACCACTGTTGCCAGCCTTTGCATCGCTTGTATGGCGTCACTGCATCAGCCCGGGCAAGCCTCAGTTTCATCACAACAATCGATGAAATCGACTGTTTCAGTGAGGAACTCGCTTCCACGGTCGATTTTCTCAAGGCTCACACCTGA
- the sufD gene encoding Fe-S cluster assembly protein SufD, protein MAGSLLTPVQQRGREALERLGLPTRREESWRLTDLRRLQRFTDLPIASGAVHPGELPPAASGVLRLVLDGVADPLADVTLPSGLSVLEPIELEQALGHTLDRCGCADAWPVELNHASCHQVLALRGRGELTPLELVICGGTGLSTTRVLLLLEESAHLDLFQVVLGTGASAHSHVLEAHLGQDARLNHGCLATATGESSLLAHVAVEQEPRSHYAFTSVVKGWSFGRLEPRVVQVDGQARTELRGLAVSAAEQQMATHSAVRFDGPDGELDQLQKCLASGRSHAIFNGAIQVPRDAQRTNAAQLSRNLLLSERARIDTKPELEIIADDVRCAHGATVSQLQDDELFYLRSRGISADAAASLLLRGVCQEVIDQLPDAALPWSPLQRVMEGMSP, encoded by the coding sequence GTGGCGGGAAGTCTGCTGACACCGGTGCAACAGCGCGGTCGTGAAGCTCTTGAAAGGCTGGGCCTGCCCACGCGTCGAGAGGAGTCATGGCGACTGACGGATCTACGCCGGCTTCAGCGTTTTACTGATCTGCCCATTGCATCCGGTGCCGTTCATCCCGGTGAACTGCCGCCGGCAGCATCCGGTGTGCTGCGACTCGTGCTCGATGGTGTCGCTGATCCGCTCGCCGATGTCACGCTTCCATCAGGGTTGAGCGTGCTCGAACCGATCGAGCTTGAACAGGCTCTCGGACACACCCTGGATCGTTGCGGTTGTGCTGATGCTTGGCCGGTCGAGCTGAATCATGCGTCTTGCCATCAGGTGCTGGCTCTACGAGGACGTGGAGAACTGACCCCTCTGGAGCTGGTGATTTGCGGAGGAACTGGCTTGTCCACCACCCGGGTGCTGCTTCTGCTTGAGGAAAGTGCGCACCTGGATCTGTTTCAGGTGGTTCTGGGGACGGGTGCTTCAGCTCATAGCCATGTTCTCGAAGCGCATCTCGGTCAGGACGCGCGTCTGAACCATGGATGCCTCGCGACCGCCACCGGTGAATCCTCCCTGCTGGCCCATGTCGCTGTGGAGCAGGAGCCGCGGAGTCATTACGCTTTCACGTCCGTGGTGAAGGGCTGGTCATTCGGTCGGCTGGAACCCCGGGTCGTTCAGGTTGATGGTCAGGCCCGCACCGAACTGCGGGGGTTGGCTGTCAGCGCTGCTGAGCAGCAAATGGCTACCCACAGCGCCGTTCGTTTTGATGGGCCGGATGGGGAGTTGGATCAGCTGCAGAAATGCCTGGCCAGCGGTCGATCCCACGCCATTTTCAATGGGGCGATCCAGGTGCCACGCGATGCTCAGCGCACCAACGCCGCTCAGCTCAGCCGCAATCTGCTCCTCTCGGAGCGGGCACGGATCGATACCAAGCCTGAACTGGAGATCATTGCCGACGACGTGCGCTGCGCGCATGGAGCGACGGTCAGTCAGCTCCAGGATGATGAGCTCTTCTACTTGCGTAGCCGTGGCATCTCGGCTGATGCCGCTGCTTCTCTGCTGCTGAGGGGTGTGTGCCAGGAGGTGATTGATCAGCTGCCCGATGCGGCGCTGCCTTGGTCCCCGTTGCAGCGCGTCATGGAGGGAATGTCCCCATGA